TGATCTTAGAAAAATTTGATCCCGAGACCCAAATGTATAAGGACCTGAAAACCATCGAACGCCAAGGGCAGAATTGCGAGCAAGTTATTGAAAATTTATTAAATTTTACCAGACCCCGAGGTGATTCGGAAGATAAGGTCCAGTTAAATAGTACAATTGAAAAATTATTGGGTGTAGTGGGTCCGGGGCTGAAAGCCCAGGGGATCTTATGGGAATGTTCTCTTCTCCCCGATTTGCCCCCGGCCCCCGGGAATGGACAGAAATGGCAGCAAGTCCTCCTGAATCTGATCAATAATGCTAAAACAGCCATGCCGTCCGGCGGACGTCTTGAAATTTGGACCTTAAAAAAGGATCTTGGGAAAAGGATAGAACTCGGGTTTCGAGACGACGGTAAGGGAATTCCCAAAGAACACCTGGGCAGAATTTTCGATCCCTTTTTTACCACCAAAAAAGAAGGCCGTGGAATTGGGTTGGGACTTTCCATAACTTATGGTATAATAATAAATTATGGAGGAACCATCACCTGCCAAAGCCGGACCAAGGACACTCCAAGCCAACCTAAGGGTACTACCTTCATCATTTCCGTACCCTCGGCCTGACCGATAACCATCGGTTTTCAAAGTTCGGCGTTGAGGGATGAAATTCTCCGGCACCATCGGTGCCTCTTATCAAAAACATTTATCATAAGTGGTGTATATTAGGAAAGAAGTATGGCCGAAAGAATATTGATTGTCGATGACGAACCCGACATGCTAGACTTGTTAAAAAGGATCATTGAGGATAAAACCAATTATCAAGTAGATACCACCTCTGATTCTTTAGATGTCCCCCACATATTAGAAGAAAATGCCTTTGATCTGGTAATTACCGACTTAAGGATGCCAAACCTGGATGGCCTGGAGTTAATCGATATTATCCGAAAAAAAGACGATCAAATTCCGATTATCATCCTGACCGCTTATGGAACCATTGAATCTGCGGTTGAGGCTATGCAAAAAGGGGCCTTCAGTTATATCACCAAGCCCTTTAAAAAAGAAGAAATCCTCCTGACTATCAACAAGGCCTTTAATTTCCAACGCTTAACCAAAGAAAACCTCAACTTGAGAAATGAGTTGGAGGAAAAATTGAAGTTCCCCTTTCTCATCGGCTCCAGCCCCCGCATGGAAAAAGTGTATCAGAGGATTATGCAGGTGGCCCAGACTTCGGCAACCATTCTGATCACCGGTGAATCCGGTACCGGAAAAGAATTAGCGGCCAAGACCATACATTTCCACAGCCATAGAAAAAATAGAAATATAGTGGCCGTCAATTGTTCGGCCATCCCGGAAACTCTGATTGAGAGCGAGCTGTTCGGCCATTTGAAGGGTTCTTTTACCGGCGCCATAAGGGACAAAAAAGGCCTGGTGGAAGAGGCGGACGGCGGGACTCTATTCCTGGACGAAATCGGCGATTTAAATTTGGTTATGCAAACCAAACTGCTGCGCCTTCTTCAGGAAGGGGAATATAAACCGGTGGGGAGCTCTAAAACCTTGATTGCCGATATCCGGTTTATTGCCGCCACTAATCAGGACTTGATGGAAAAAGTGCATAAAAAGGAATTCCGGGAGGATTTGTTTTATCGATTAAATGTGATCCAGATTATTCTGCCTCCTCTCAGGGATCGAAAAGACGATATCCCCCTCCTGTCCCAATTTTTCGTTGAAAAATATAACAAGCTCAATCAAAAGGAAATCAAGGGGATCGCCCCGGAGGCCCTGGAGGTACTCAAAACCCGCGACTGGCCGGGAAATATCAGAGAATTGGAGAATGTCATTGAACGGGGAATTATTTTAAGTTGGTCCGATATCCTTCAGATCTCCGATCTGTTTCCGGAAGACCAGCCCTCCTCCTTTCCTTTCAGGATCCAGGAAAATATCTTCCTGTCCCCTTTTAAAGAAGCCAAGGAACATATTATCAACAATTTTCATATCGAATATATCCGCCGGGTGCTGGCCAAATATGGGGGAAATGTTTCTTTGGCGGCTAAAGAATGTGGGCTTAAGAGACCTTATCTGCACCGTTTGATGCGGGAAAATGATATCAAGTCTAAAAACTATCGCTAATCCAATCCGATGTTGGTGAATGGCCCCTGCTCTCCATTTAGTTCGAAAATAACGTTCAGGGATCGGGGGTCAGGGATTGGGGGTCGGCGAAAGACATTTTCATTCTTCGTAGTGCCCGACCCGGGTATGAGCGCTTAGTACGAAAATAGAGTTACGGGTTACGAGTTCAAAACCAACCTTACTTCGACATTCATTATTCGATATTCGATATTCGCATTTTCATGCTTCGTGGTAGCCTAAGGGGTCATGAGGGTTTAATATGCTTTCCAAGAAGATCTCGTCTCAGAGGTTACTCCTCCCGGCAAGAAAGCCCTTCCATTCTATATGTATCAAATAGGTGACACATTGTATCCTCAGCGGGTCTTTTTTCTTAACCGGTCTGAAAGGGGAAAAAGAAAAAACCCTTTAAAATAAACCTATTATTCCAGGTTGTCTAATTGGCATATTATTTGATAAAACAATGGGGTTCTACTTAGACTAAATCTCGATTGAGAAGGAGGCTTTTGTTATGAGCGTAGGGAGGCAAGTCTTTGAATTTTTAAAGGCCGGGGCCATAGCCCATGCCCAATGGGACTTTGAGGTCTCCATGAGTATTCTGAGGAATCGAAAAAAGCTTTTGATCCTTCTATGTATGCTCTTGCCTATTTTTGCCGTGGCGATTTGTGAGGGGGCCAATATCCTGGGCAGCAAGACCGCCTACGCCCCGGCCCACTATACCACGACCATTTTTCTGGTTTCCATAGCCATAGGGCTCTGTGCCGGTCTGATTACCGGTTGTATCGGGGCCGGAGGGGGATTTATCATCACCCCGGCCTTAATGGCCGCCGGGGTAAAGGGCATTCTGGCCGTTGGGACCGATCTTTTTCATATCTTCGCCAAGGCCATCATGGGGACGGCCGTCCATAAAAAATTAGGCAATGTTTCCGTAAAACTGGCCATTGCCTTTCTGGTCGGCTCCGGATTGGGGACCTTTATCGGTGGCTATATCAACAAGGCCCTCTATAATATCGATCCCCTCTTGAGTGATACCTTCATCAGTGTCATTTATGCCATTCTCCTGGGTTTTCTTGGTTTTTATGCCCTTTTTGATTTTATAAAATCATCGAAAGCTGAAACGGCCGCTTCTTCCGGTGGGGGCCATGATGCCCATGGCGGCCCATCAGGGGTAACCGGGGTGGCCCTTAAAGTTCAGAACTTAAAAATTCCTCCCATGATCGGTTTTGATGAGGACTTAGGCGGTCGAAGGATCTCAGGGGTGATTGTGGCCCTGGGGGGAGTAATCGTGGGAATGCTGGCCGCTTTGATGGGCGTGGGGGCGGCTTCATTACCTTTCCCATGTTTGTTTATATATTCGGCGTTTCCTCCATGACCACGGTCGGAACCGATATCCTCCAGATTATCTTTACCGCCGGGTTGGCCGCCGTTGCCCAGTATGCCATTTACGGTTATGTTTTTTATACCCTGGCCATGGGCATGCTGATTGGCTCTTTGATCGGCATTCAGGTAGGCGCCCTGACCACCAAGGTGGTCAAGGGGATCCATATCCGGGGATTTTATGCCGTTTCCATACTGGCCGGTTTCATCAACCGGGCGGCCACCTTGCCTAAGAAGTTGACGGAAATGGAAATCATCAACCTTCCTAAATCCGTCACCGGTACGATAGATTTCGTCGGGGCCATTATTTTCTGGGTAGTGGTCGGTTTTTTCGGCCTCTGGGTCATGAGCAAGTTTTTTGGAAATCTTAAGGTATTGAGGGAGGGATAAGGCCATGGCGATCAAAAATAAAGGACCTTTCACCATGGGGATGTTTTTGGCCCTTTCCTTTATTGGGGTCTTGATTTTAATCTTTTCTCCGATTTACGGCAGCGGCATGAACGGGCTTGATTATGCCGATGACCTTTTTAACAAGCTCTCCAAAGGCTCCTCCTATTTCATCCCCAAGTTGAAGGAAGCCAATAAAAAGTTTGAGGGGAAACCCTTTACCGTTCAAATTAATATCGAGAAACCCAAGGAAGCCGAACAGATCGCCAAGCTATTTACGGCCGGGGGTTGTAAGGTCGAAGTCCAGGGGAACAATTTAAAGATCGACGGGGATATGGGCAAGACCATGGCCCTGATTTTAAAAGACTCGGACCTTATGTTTCATAACCAGGGGAAGGAGGTCATGGCCTCTTATGGTTTTGATGGACAAGAAGTCATGAAAAGCTGGTGGACCGCTTTGTCCAAGATGGATAAATTTTTTAAAAAGAACCTCAAGATAGAGGAAGCCAACCATATTTCCGAGATAAGTAAAAAAGGAATCGAACCGGCTTATAACTTTTATACCATCGAGCCGCAAAGGGTGGCTGACCGGGCCGGTATCATGATCTTCCTCCTGGCTTTTTATGTCTTTTATACCATGTGGTGGGGCTATGCCATCTTCTATCTTTTTGATGGGGTAGGGTTGACTATGAAAAAGGCCAAGGTGAAGAAAGAGGTGTAATAAATTCAGGTATAAGGTGCAAGGCCCAAGGTCCAAGGTTTGGGGTTTTGGTTTTACCTTGAACCTTTTACCTTACACCTTATACCTTAACAAGGAGAGATCGATGAAGATATTGGTGGCCATTGATGGTTCCAAGGATTCCGGGGAAGGGGTCAAGATAGCCTTTGATATGATCAAGGCCCAGGGAGGCGCTGTAACCCTTCTGGCGGTAATACCCCTCTATCCGGATATCGACCTGGAAATTTCAGCCAGGGCCCGGGATTCCCTGGAAGGTAAGCTGAGTCAACAGGCCGAGCAGGCCCTGTCCAAGGCCAAAGAATTATTTCAGTCCAGTGGGATAACCCCAAAGGCTATGATTGTCAGTTCCGGGGCCATAGCCGATGAAATCGTCAAGACCGCCGAGGAAGAAAAAATGGATTTGATTGTTATCGGCAGCCGGGGAATGGGGGCCACCGGCCGTTTCAGTCTGGGGGGTACGGCCATGAAGATCATCTCTCACGCCCCTTGTTCGGTGCTGGTGGCCAAGGCGGCATAAAATAAGGTCCAAGGTTTGTAGACCTTGCACCTTAAACCTATTTCCCGGGATCGAAACCGTAGTTCCCACGGAGAAAGGCTTGGGTGTGCCAGGAGACAACCGATTCATCATTCATCACCATGTCCCGCTGACGGGAACAGCCCATTAAGCGTCCGATGAGGTCTAAGTTCTTTTCAGTCGAGGCGCGGTCTTGATGAAGGAACCGTCCATGGACCAGGTCTTTTTGGACGACCACTTCAAAGTCCATATTTTCCAAAACAAGTCCGATAAAGCGGGCCCTGCGGGCCCGCCGGACATCATCGGCCGCCCCGCCTTTAAACATAAACCGGATATGGTTATTTTCCGGGTGGTCGCAGACATAGGCATCCACTGATGTATAATGGTATCCCAGGCGCGAATTGTAATTCATATATTCTCCGGTCAGCAAGGCATAGGTCTTATCCCAGAAATCCTCCTCAGGGCGGCTGGTACTTTGAGCCATAATCACCATCAGGCCTTTCAAATTGACTCCGATAGGGCCGGACCAGGTGATGCCCGGATGATACATGCCTTTGAACATGGCCAAAAGGGGTTCGGAGAGGATCTCCTCCCTTCGAACCATCTTTTTTTCATTCCCGGAAAACAACCCGCCACCCAGGTCAATGACATGAAGATTAATCGGCAGACCGGATTGGACCTTTGTCGCCCTGGACCAGCTCGGATCATAGCGGTCCAGGAGGTCAAACATTTCTTCAATAGCCAGTTCATGGACATAGCGGAAAAGGTCCTCAAGACCATGAAATCCCTTGACCGTAAAAGGCTTCGGCTTAGGCCACCCGGCCTCAAAAAAGAAGGTTGGGGCAATAAGGCTATCCGGTTTTGCCAAAGGATCTTTCTGGAGGAAGTCTTGAATGGCTTGAAATTTTTTTACCAGATCCAGGGAGCATTGGTTGGAGATCCGGTTCAAGGACTCGATAATCGATCCGATGAGTGGGGAGAGATCCTGGAATCTTTCCGGATAAGTCCCCTGGACTATTTCCAGGGCCTTTTCCCGGGCATTGAGAAGGGTTTGATAATAGCCGTAAATAGTGCGAAAATTTTCAAGTAAGGCGGCTTTTGATCTGGATTCCGATTGGATGATTTTTTTAAACCAGCTTTTCATAACAGGACTCTATCCTAATATTGCTTAAAACGGAATTTTTTGAAACTTGAAGAAACCTTATTTTTACTTTATTATCCCTCTATCTTCAATATAAAAAAGGGCTATTATGGAAGGCTTGGAATACCTGATCAAAATTGCCATTGGGGCCGCTCCCCAGAAATCCGGCTTTCAAATCCAACCCCTCTATGTTCTTCTGAACCTGACCATCCCTATCCTGTTGGGGATTCTTCTGAACTGGATCAACCGGTTAATTGAAAAAGGATGGGTTCATCTGTTGGGAGAAAGACGCTGACCATGGACGGGTCACAACCTCTTTTTCCGGTAGCCGTCTATTGGGCGCACCTTCAAGGTGTTGAAATCCACCCGAGCCTTATCGGTCTGATTATATTGGGCTTCCTGGTCGGAGGCCTGACCGGTTTTTTCGGTGTAGGGGGGCGGTTACTGATGTCTCCTTTGCTGAATGCTTTGTTTAATGTCCCTTACAATGTAGCCGTGGGCAGCGACCTCTGTCAGATGATGGGGACCTCTACGTTAAATATCCTCCGATTTAAAAGAATGAGCAGCATCGATTTTAAACTCGGGGGCTGGATGTTGATCGGAACGATTATCGGGGTCGAGGGGGGGGTGCGGATTCTGGAATTCTTTAAACAGGCCGGGAGCTTCAACCTCCTGGGGCTATCCATCCGTTATCTATCCCTGGTCCTGAGTCTGGTTTACAGTGCCCTTTTGCTTTGGATCGGAATGATCGTCTATCGGGAAGCCAGGGCCTCTCAACAGGAAGCAGTGGGTGAGGGCCTTCTTTCCGCCTACCAACCGGCAGTGACCGCCAGGCTTCAGCATATCCATCTGCCGCCCATGATTGGGCTTCCGG
This Deltaproteobacteria bacterium DNA region includes the following protein-coding sequences:
- a CDS encoding sigma-54-dependent Fis family transcriptional regulator encodes the protein MAERILIVDDEPDMLDLLKRIIEDKTNYQVDTTSDSLDVPHILEENAFDLVITDLRMPNLDGLELIDIIRKKDDQIPIIILTAYGTIESAVEAMQKGAFSYITKPFKKEEILLTINKAFNFQRLTKENLNLRNELEEKLKFPFLIGSSPRMEKVYQRIMQVAQTSATILITGESGTGKELAAKTIHFHSHRKNRNIVAVNCSAIPETLIESELFGHLKGSFTGAIRDKKGLVEEADGGTLFLDEIGDLNLVMQTKLLRLLQEGEYKPVGSSKTLIADIRFIAATNQDLMEKVHKKEFREDLFYRLNVIQIILPPLRDRKDDIPLLSQFFVEKYNKLNQKEIKGIAPEALEVLKTRDWPGNIRELENVIERGIILSWSDILQISDLFPEDQPSSFPFRIQENIFLSPFKEAKEHIINNFHIEYIRRVLAKYGGNVSLAAKECGLKRPYLHRLMRENDIKSKNYR
- a CDS encoding universal stress protein — its product is MKILVAIDGSKDSGEGVKIAFDMIKAQGGAVTLLAVIPLYPDIDLEISARARDSLEGKLSQQAEQALSKAKELFQSSGITPKAMIVSSGAIADEIVKTAEEEKMDLIVIGSRGMGATGRFSLGGTAMKIISHAPCSVLVAKAA
- a CDS encoding sulfite exporter TauE/SafE family protein, coding for MDGSQPLFPVAVYWAHLQGVEIHPSLIGLIILGFLVGGLTGFFGVGGRLLMSPLLNALFNVPYNVAVGSDLCQMMGTSTLNILRFKRMSSIDFKLGGWMLIGTIIGVEGGVRILEFFKQAGSFNLLGLSIRYLSLVLSLVYSALLLWIGMIVYREARASQQEAVGEGLLSAYQPAVTARLQHIHLPPMIGLPASGIEAISLWVILGVGMATGLLVGFLGSGGGFIRMPALIYVIGCPMVVAIGTDLFESIFSMGYGTLSHSFQGNIDLILVAVLLITSSLGNQIGGLLAKRTTHPKVRQLFAFIAFGVVILLMIKLVI